From the Peptococcaceae bacterium 1198_IL3148 genome, the window CTCCGCCTCTGCTAATTTCTCATAGAGCTTTATTAGGGACTGCTGTTTTTCATAAAGAGCCATACTCATAACCACCAAGTTTCCTTCGCCATTTTTAGTGATAAATACCGGTTGTTGTTCTTGATGACAGATTTCAGATATTTTATTAAAATTATTGCGCAGATCTGATATGGGGCGAATTTTAGGCATACACACAACTCCTTATATCATAATTATTACATGTATTATATCATAATTATGATATAAAATCTTCACATAAGAAAAGGTGCTGTTGCAAAATGCATTGTCGGTTTCGCAACAGCACCTTTGGTTCGCTTAAATATTTTGTTGTTCGTTTTTAACCGTGGCTTTACCGCCAGTTACACCCACTTTGTTGGCGCCGATAATGATGATTAACGATAGGCCGGCCATCAACAATACCGCGTGGTCGGTGGTAACCAGGTTTAACACATAGGCGCTGGCACCCAACACTGCGCTGATGCCGTATATCACCAACACCGTTTGCCGATGGGATAAACCCATGGCCATTAAACGGTGATGTAAATGCTCTTTGTCCGGTTGAAAAATCCGCTTGCCATTTAAACTGCGCCGAACAATGGCAAAAAAGGTGTCCAACAGCGGAATGCCCAAAATTACAATGGGAATAAACACCGAA encodes:
- a CDS encoding type II toxin-antitoxin system Phd/YefM family antitoxin, producing MPKIRPISDLRNNFNKISEICHQEQQPVFITKNGEGNLVVMSMALYEKQQSLIKLYEKLAEAEAESRAGEETTSHQKLMAELRKKYHE